The Calypte anna isolate BGI_N300 chromosome 1, bCalAnn1_v1.p, whole genome shotgun sequence region gaTCCATCAATCGCGTGATTCTCACCACCGAGGACTAATGGGGAGGGTGAAGAAAAAGAGAGCTCTGCcttggggaagcagcagcagcagcagttccttCTGCTCCCCGGGCCCCTCCACCAGCTAGCTGGATGCTTCATGGCGTCTCCCAGGTtagaaacctactgctgccccAACCGGGATGCAGCCACACAGCTTGTGATGAACTTCCAGCCTGCAGTCTTCTGCGGGGTTTGCATCGCCAGCGCCTTCGTCAGTCTGCTGCTCACcgtcctgcagctcctgccgAAGAAGGGACAGAGCCTGCGGAAGATGCCCAaagcctcctcctcttccaccaTCCTTCTCCTTATCTCTATATGTGATATCCTGGGTGGCGTAGGTAAGCACCAGCTTGATGTTCCTCACCTTTGCTGCGGCAGGCTCCTCTTGCTCTGAGGCACCAGAGCTGAATGGAGCTGGTGAGTGAACAGCAGAGGTTTCCGAGGGAAGCATGCCATGAATTCACACGGGAAGATTTGGGCTAAGTGAGGTCAGAAGACGGTGGGCCTTTGGGGCAGAAAGGCCTTGTTTAACAGTTATGTTTTAGAAGTTAAAGCTCTTGACAAATCGGCACCaaaatctctgctttaaaagaaattaaaatccacAGCCAGTGACTGGTTCTCAGAGGAAGGCATACAAGTGAAGGTGAGGCAGCATACTTAAAAGTAAAGCTCCCAACAGGCACTTAGCTGGTCCTTGGGACTACATTTTACAAACTCTCCTGTATGTTTTCACATCCTCTCAGACCAAGCTTGCCATTTTGTTCATCTGccagccacctctctgggcacgTCATGTCCTCTGCAAATGAATTTGAATTGCAGCTGTATACAAATCATGCCAGACACAGGCTTTTGAAATGTGAGCAAAGCTCCTTTATCAAGGGCAACCTGCTGCCCAGCACCTGGctgataaaacaaaactaatgtGTCTAGTTGAAACTGTTGTATCTAAATCAGTTCCACTGGTCTATGGCATTTACTTCCAAATTAGGTATAAAGATATAAATTACCTGGACACATGCTGGGAAAATGCaggatgaggtttttttctacaataacattttttccctcacagTAGATAGCAGAAGTAGTGCTGTTTTGTAAGTCTCACTGCTTGGGAAGAGAGCAGGTTTTTAGATCTATTTCACTTTTACACCTAGCCATGTTGTCTCATGGTACATAAAAAGTAGGaagattaaaacaaattataGAGGGGGAAATAAAGAGAGATACGGAAAAATCATGTGTGCATTCACCTGGAAAAGGTCTTCTCACTCATATGAGGCCAGCAATAgatgaagttatttttctcctttctcttttactGACAAGTTCAAAGTATTTATTCATCACTGTCCTTTAATTAGTCTCACTTTAGTAGGTGGGAAATTGTTCTCTTTTGGTGGGAAACCCTTCTCTCTTGGGTGGGAAATATGACAGGCTTGTTCTGCTACATGTCGGTGCTTTAATTTGCTTGCATTTCaagcaaatgcagaaaaatctcACTAACAACCAATAagttaatgataaaaaaattgGTATTATTGTTAGCTACTTGCAAAGTCCTGCTTTTCTCAATCCCGCATCTGAGACAAAaagagctgcttttaaaaattaagacaacAAAAAGTAGGAAATAACTTTTCTCTGCGTTGAGGGATTATACAGAAATCAATACTGGCATGTGAATATATACCGGTAAAACTGTAAATAGGGATTTACTCTTTTGTGTCAATCTGTTAAATGCTACATAATTCATTTTAGGGAAGTGCTTCTCTATAACTCTCTGCAGGTAAGTGAGATTTTAATCTAAGTAGCATTTAAAGTCCCAGCAGCCTCAGACCCTTGGGGGCTTTCCCTGAGTTTCAATGGACATTTCAATagggcagctgctcctgctctgctcctctgcagccatAGCCTTGCTGTGAATGCACAAAATCTGGGCTGCCATGTGAAATATGTGGCCGGGGAAAGGCATGTGACTCCAAGCAGATTCAAAgcattaaagcttttttttttttttctttaggtatAATCTTCAGGTCAACTGTATGGCTGGGTTTCCCAGGCTTCATAGATAACATTTCTGTGGTGAACGGGACCGACTTGTGGCCTTCTGCTTTCTGCGTGGGGAGTGCGGTAGGTACTGAGTTtacctcctctgcctcctcatcCTGCCTGAGAGTGCGGGGAGTCTGAAAGGCAAAGCACTGTGTCCCAGAGGAAATTCAGCTGTGAGTCAGAGCCTGGCTATGATGGTTTCAGCCTCTGCCACACCCCTGCAAGTGCTCTCATGCCTCCAGCCAAAAGCCTGCCTCGGGGCAGGCAGGGTGCTAGGCTGCTCCCAAGCTTTTTGTAGGATCATCAAATCGTGGAATGCCAGGTTGTACCTCACAGaccatcccatcccaccttGCTAGGGAGGAACATGGTTAAAATGAGATGGCCCAGTACCCTGTCAAGCTTAAAGCATCAAGTGCTGGGCAATCCACCACTTTCTTGGGGAAATTATTCCAAAGTCTGACTgttctcatagtgaaaaattttcttctggtgtcCAGTTGGGATCTCCCCAGGAGTaacttgtgcccattacccTTTGTGTTCTCCTCATGACTCCATCGTCTTGGAAGCCACCCTTTAAATGCAGGAACATGGCAATAAGGTCTCTCCTAAGCATTCTACTGtacaggctgaacaaaccctgTTCTCTCAGTCTTTGCTGCTGTAGTAGGCTTTCCAGTCTTTTGATCACTTTTGTGGCCCTTACCTGGACCCTCCACTACACGTATGCATCTTTTTTGTATATGTGggaccagagctgagcacagtgTTCCAGATGTGGCCTTCCAAGGCCAGTACTTTCTTGTTACACGAGTAAAGGGCTGGGGTAGTGGCAGGCAGACCTTTACCAAAACCAGGGGTATGAAGATACAGGGTACTACAGACCTGCCTGAACAGGCTGTGAAACCATCAGCTTGGTTTGCACTGGCACAGCATTGCTAATGGCCTGGCAGCTCCCTCATACCTGCAGCACAAGAGTGTTTGCCCACCTTCTCCAGCAGAAATGACAGCCTGTGAGGTGGCTTATTGCAGGCACTGACTGAAAGCAGCAACTCAAGTAGTTTAAGTTAGCTTTTGTGGTGTGAAACTGTGTGTTTTAGACACTCAGGGACTGCAGGATAAATGCAATCAAAAGACACAAAACCACTGCAGAAATTCCATCTCTGCTGTGCAGGATTGCAGCTCAAATTGCTGCTTATATACACGTTCAGAAATTACCACATCTGGATGAGACTAATTAAGTATTTTCTGGatagaaaagaacaagaaacatagaacaagaaaatgtaaatgcatTCCAGAAGTGCAGATTGAAACTCAGTTTCAAATACTACAGCCTCAGTCCGAGGCACATAATTTACAATATGTAAATATTGTGTTTACGATACAAAAAGAAGCCatgtttttaacaaaacagGGAGAATGGCAAATAAGATAGATCCCCACTTCACCCAAATTCAGTAGGAATCAGTGAGTGCCCAATGGATTAATGCATGAACAATAACAGTATTAGCTTTATAATTAAAAGTTTACAGTATAGAAGAGGATATGCTGCAAgtaaacaaaattattcagCTTGGGtaattttttatgtaaaatagTATGTGACAAAATACAACTCACTTGTAAGCCTATATAATGACAATTCCAGACATGATAGTGTTGTGCTATAGAAGCAGATATTGGTTGTTTCCATGTATTGGTTTTAAATCCCATAATACATATTTAAGTTTAGCTTATAGGATGCAAATGCTGACATTATGGTTTTTTACTTtgtgaaaggggaaaagagcaACATCAACATCTTGTAACAAGAGCatcctattaaaaaatatatttccctATGTATTAAAGCTCTTTTTCTGGTTCTTAACCcccaaaataatatttttaagcagttaCAAAGAGACTATATGCAgactttgttttccattttgaaaaatttagGTTAGGTGTTGAGTGGCATAGCGGTCTaccacagtttttattttccctttcttgggCTCCAGCAAAGTGCTGTAGTTTGAGTCACTTGCTAAATTTGGATTTAATTATAttggaataaaaaataaccttCCTTCCACTCACTTCCTCTAACATATTCTCGTGTGAgttaataaaacatttctgattctattttattttccttttattactgTTGTTTGATTTCACTTACTCACAGGCCAATACAAACTCCAAGTAGTGAGACCTTTAGGCATCTCCTTTGAAAAACACCCTCTGGCTTGCAGAGGGGTGCCCTTTCTGGCACAGTAGCAAAATGTGTAATTTTGCAAAAAAGTAAGGCAGCACACCAAGATTTAGAAGCATCtgatttgtattatttttagaaaaaaatcttgtctaTGTTGAATTTTCCAGGTGGAAATACCCCCAcagtttatttttgtatctgtgtgtgtgtatttatatagtaaactatgcatttttaaactctACATATATATAGAAGTGCAGAGGAAGCTACATGCTAAATACTGTGGATAAAGTGCATTACAAGAGAGCCTGGAATCTTATTTTCTGACTCCTCTGCACTAGCAAAATGTTATTGCACTCCTGCTCACTAGCTAAATATTGACACTAGCAACATGTTTGAATTAATCACTAATTCAAGTCACAGATTACCAGAAGCAGGGTCTACACTCATGATAGAAGGAAATATTTCCCagcttgatttatcttctggAGGAAGGAATGGTAGCTCTCTATTCACTGCTGTTTGGCTCAGTAACAAATATGTTGGTTTCCAGCTGTAAAAGGATGGTACTGTGGAGCTGTGGTAAAGGATATTTAGATAAGAACTGGAAGAGAGCTCTGAGGGAAGTTAATCTGGATAGTACAATAGTGACAGACTATTGTGAAgagccagctcctccagcaaAGAAATTTAGAATTTATAAACAGTAGCAAAGGAAGGTCTCTTATCTTACATAGGCTCACAGGAAAAATGCATAGGGTCAGCTCATGAATGCTGTGGGATTTAACTTGACTTGAACCTGTTTCCTTTGGACTTCTATTGAAGAAATCAGTCAGGGAGTTCAGTATGGATAATTTTTCCTGAGGGTGAgtgatatttttcttaatgacctttttttttttcttaatactaTTCCCTGAATTGGCTTCTTGTACATGGAGTAAATGCCTCTCACATGCAGAACTTAGGATGCATAGTCATGCTGTGGTGATGAATGTCCTTGATTATGTTTTCTGCCTTGGCTACTGAAAAACTActaaaattttaatgtaaaattaaaacatccTCACTGTAagtatattattaaaaaaactcaGTTTGGGATTGACTCACAACATTGAAGGCTAGAACTGTAGAGGTTTTTAACAGGGTTTCTTAAGCAACAAAACGAGCTGTGAAAGCAAATGTCCAGTTAACCTATGACTTGATTTTGAGTAAGATTTCATACTTCACAATCTCAGCTGGAGAATACAGAGCTTTGAAGAAAAAGTCAGCAAGCTAAAGGTTTGAGTCCCCTCCCtgtccaggagcagcagctgtgacatTTGTCATCTTTTCCCCTGCAGATGTGGATCCAGCTGTTATACAGTGCTGGCTTCTGGTGGTTGTTTTGCTACGCCATTGATTCTTACTTGGTGGTAAGAAGATCATCTGGATTGAGGTACCAGAGTGAAAAATCTGAATCTGTTATTTTCCTTCCAACCCTGCCCAAGTTTGACTGCAGCTATTTAAGTGTACAACTGAAGCTTGTACAAACATCTGATATTTATATGGTTAGCAGGTATTGATATGGATGAGTAGTGTGTTAGAGGTTAAATTGCCAGGGAAATTCTTGGATATTGATTTGATTACATCCAACTGGAATTTAAATGTAACTGAaataatgttaatttaaaattaatgtttacaaatacGTAAAGAGTGAGTGTCAGAAGGATGGAGctaggctcttctcagtggtgaccaatgacaggacaaggggtaatggatgcaaactggagcataggaggttccatgtaaacataaggaaaagctttttcactgtgagggtgacagagcactggaccaggctgcccagtgaggttgtggagtctccttctctggagacattcaaacccacctggatgtttcctgtgtgacctacaggAGGTGgtcctgctctagcaggggggttggacttgatgatctctcaaggtcctGGATTCCAACTCCTACCACTCTGTGACTTCTGTGAAGTCATTTAACCTCTGGTTAAACATAGAGCAGGTCAGACTCTGTAAACCTTATTGCAATGAGATACTACAATGTTTGTCCTGATACTCTGTGCCTGAAATTGATTCTTGAGTTAAAAAATGTTATCCTCAGAGTAAAAAAGTAGGATGGAGGAAAGCACTGAATTTCATATAGTTCATTctccaattattttttctcagattttctaATTTACCCACTTCTCAGTGTTACTATTATGTTTATGATGACTTTTGTAaaaatgttgagaaaaaaattagttattgACTATATGttcttctgcagtgctgtaACCGAAGAACCTAAACAATTTGGAAAGTATCATGCTTTAATGCTGCACAGAAAATATAAGGTGTTTCTAAGTTGGTTGTTAGAAGGGCAAAATGACCTTTGGTGGCTACTTCTAAACATGGAATTATGCTCTGCTACTGGAGGCATGGTTCATCTGGCAGATGTTataaaaatggggatttttgAGTTAACTTCAGTCTCTTGAGAACAAGCCTGATTTTGTAAAGTCCCATAGTTCTAGTCTGAAACAACTGGGACCTACCTCTTTCTTCCAtccatgtgaagaaaaaaactccGTGTATTTGGGCCTGACTCTAAGATCAAAGTAAACCACGAAAGACTTTTCAGCAAGCATAGATCTGAACCTCCCTACTCTAAATGTAAATCTCTGCAGACTACAGCAGGATGCTTTATTTGACTGTTCATCTCCCTTTCTGCTTACCTTAGTTCAATGTGCTGCCAGTGCTGTTCTGCATCATTTTGTATGTGTAAAGCTCTGCTTCAGTGAAAAGTGGAAAGTGGAAACCATAAGGTTTCTTATAATTAATGATGCCTGTCCTGTTTGATGCCTGCAGTACAATTGTGCTGTACCACATGATGACCTGGGGCCTGGCTGTGATGCTCTGTGTAGAGGGAATTACACTGCTTTACTACCCTTCTCTCTCCAGGTAAGCAGGGTTTTGGGAACAGCTTGCAAAATCATagctctctctgctcctttggATGTCTCTTGGTCAGCCTTAGAGGCAGACATCCAAATATTGGGCTTTTTTGATCCTTGGCAAGCATGTTCCACTGACTCAGTGTGATCCTAGAAACACCTGCCTGGGTTTTGGAGGCAATAGCTCAGCAAGACAGGCACTTGAGCATGCTGCTGGATGATAGAGGCTGTGATAGTACTTCTGGTATGAGCCACTGCTCTCTCAGTCCTGGTTTCAGCTTTGAATTTatctctttaaattaaaaaaaaaaattaagaactctTGCTAAGAGCTCTGTGTCCCCTGTGAACTAGTGGTGAAGGTCTCTGAATTGAAAGTTTAACATGTTTGCTTCATTCTTGTTATAGTTTCATAACTTAAAGGTGAAATATAAAATAGTGAGAACTGTCagatagggaaaaaataatgcttaaaCTGTTCATGATATCTTCTCAGCTGTGAAAATGGCTTGGAGCATGCAATCCCACATTATATCACAACCTATGCCCCACTCCTGCTAGTGCTGGTGGTCAACCCAATCCTGTTCAGGAGGACAGTATCAGCAGGTATGTTACTAATGGCTAGCATGGGTCACCATGTGTTATTTAGGAACATAACAATAATGTAAAAAGTGCAAGTGTATTCAGCGATGTGGGATAGCTCCTCATTAAATCATAAAGATACAGCAAAGGATGGGAGGGAACTGCCTACTGAAATGAAGATACCATCTGGATGGGAAATTTGCCCTAGAGACACACTCTGATGATATGCTCAAGCTATGCTGTTATAAATCTCTACTACAGACTGGCAAAGGTGTTCCTATGCCTCTAAAGCTTAAAAGATTCCAGAGGTCAAAATGCACCTAGAAAAAGCCCAtccattaaaatgtttttattttgttccatttcATCAATCCTGTCTGAAAAATCACATATCTTTACCACAGCCTCCTTAAGGTGATAGATGTCTTTACTTTGactaaaataaatctgttaGCCAGTCCTCAATGCCTTTCAAAATCCTCTCAaattcagaatttcattttcaatATACAATAATTACTTAGTTTTCTATGTCTCACTTAAATATAGAGGTATTGCTAAGCAGGTAACAAACTAAAACTTTTGTAGTAGCCAATTGATCATCTCACTCTTTTTCTTGTCCAAGTTCATATTCCTTACAAGTGATGCAGAAATACCTTGAATTAAATCTTTGCTCTTCATGCATCTGGCAAAATTCAGGCTTTCTTGCAGAATGCTATCTGTCCCTCTGTTTCACAAAGAAAGTTAGCAAGTTCATTTTAGTCATAATACTCACAAACAGCTCAACTGAATGTCTTCAACAAAATTCTACATGTTTATTCCCAAAGCATAGTTACCCAATTACAAGTtacctgaaagaaaatgagcattttccccagataaatgttttctgaagtttgtATGATTTCATTAGCCAGGTAGGCCATTACTAGAAAAATTACCCACTTTGCTTAGCaatttgcttattttcataGAGCCTAAATGGGCTAagtgctccctgctccctcagTCCATTACCTAAATCCAGATTATTGCTGTCTCCTGCTCTTTACTTCCTTCCACTGACTGCTTGACTGTTTCCACCACCTTAGCACAGACTACCCCTTCACTCACAAGAAAGtgggagagaaaacaagacACTTTTTTCATGGCAAAGTAGAGGTGAATGAGATCTTTGAATAGCCTTGAACTGTGCACTAAGATACAGATTCATTACCTCAGCTTGAGATGACAACCAGAATTAAAGTTTGAGGGACATACAGTTAGACTGAGTCTTACTTGTGGATAATGAGTAGACTACAAGTCTTTTTCTACCATGCCCTCCACAGTGCTTCCAGTTTTCTCTCAGATCCTGTCTTTCATCTTTCCATCTTTAGGCACATGATGGATCTAAATTTTTCAGGTGTCTTTCCAATAATGACCTTAAGCTCAGCTCTCATTTTAGGACCCCAGTTACAATTTTATAGTATT contains the following coding sequences:
- the GPR143 gene encoding G-protein coupled receptor 143, whose protein sequence is MASPRLETYCCPNRDAATQLVMNFQPAVFCGVCIASAFVSLLLTVLQLLPKKGQSLRKMPKASSSSTILLLISICDILGGVGIIFRSTVWLGFPGFIDNISVVNGTDLWPSAFCVGSAMWIQLLYSAGFWWLFCYAIDSYLVVRRSSGLSTIVLYHMMTWGLAVMLCVEGITLLYYPSLSSCENGLEHAIPHYITTYAPLLLVLVVNPILFRRTVSAVASLLKGRQGIYTENERRLGTEIQIRFFKIMLVFIICWSCNIINESLLFYLEMQPDINDMPLKNIRSAALITWIIMAVLNPMQGFLFTLAFYGWTGLRVDLKWRKREIPWESMSSSTVGENAYPSPVNYQSNIHDSKKISTTDSQQTDEAISMLSEDNTSGGEVRLTRSSPIYQGW